From one Humulus lupulus chromosome 8, drHumLupu1.1, whole genome shotgun sequence genomic stretch:
- the LOC133794620 gene encoding LOW QUALITY PROTEIN: uncharacterized protein LOC133794620 (The sequence of the model RefSeq protein was modified relative to this genomic sequence to represent the inferred CDS: inserted 1 base in 1 codon) — protein MSGAQGAQPKDSXTATTYESIPGGENRTRTELKSQEDEGGIQIDKIQDKVHHSAGEGGPVFGAGKNENKQDLGVTGTG, from the exons ATGTCAGGGGCCCAAGGAGCTCAGCCGAAGGATT AAACGGCAACGACGTACGAATCGATACCAGGAGGAGAGAACAGAACAAGGACCGAGTTGAAATCGCAGGAGGATGAAGGCGGTATTCAGATCGATAAAATCCAGGACAAGGTTCATCATTCTGCCGGCGAAGGCGGTCCGGTCTTTGGTGCTGGCAAGAACGAGAACAAGCAAGATCTCGGCGTTACGGGCACCGGCTAG